Proteins from one Bacteroides zhangwenhongii genomic window:
- a CDS encoding SusC/RagA family TonB-linked outer membrane protein yields the protein MNKTERLSKYRSRKTSVLLLMLFSAVFSYGQQMSVTGKVMDSTNEPVIGATIQVKGASTGTVTDVDGNFRITVADAAKVHLVVSYIGYETQEVSLQGRKSVKIVLKETFNELEEVTVVAYGVQKKETLTGAISSVKTDALLQSPNSSVANSLAGKITGLSSVQSSGQPGAEDPKIFVRGVGSLTEDGGTPLILVDGVERSFFQMDPNEIENITVLKDASATAVFGVRGANGVVLVTTRRGEEGKTKISVTSSVGIQTPTRTLETADSYTYAMMFNQQERNDGRQEVFDEYALERFRLGDSPIMYPNVKWRDYMTNRVAVQTQHNLNMSGGTKKVRYFVSLGYMFQDGLFKDFGQDNMGYKYSRYNYRANLDMDITKTTILKIGIGGVVGDKNEPSNSEVWKTINWSQPFSSPGFVDGHHVISQGNRYRDIKMGEPLSKYMEGYKKNVKNTMNLDLHLVQKLDFLTKGLSAEVKAAYNTDYSFIKIRKKNHEVYIPYFQSELENPGMPVDDPDFSNNIIYLIEGTNSKYSYEEKIERARDWYMEASLRYNRKFGNHNVTGLLLYNQSKKYYPKQFGFIPTAYVGLVGRVTYDYKSRYMAEFNIGYNGSENFSPDKRFGTFPALSLGYIISEEKFMKNQHVFDFLKLRASIGLVGNDNMNNSRFLYLPDSYSVDKLGDPMSDWKGYKWGYSFGKDISIPLKGAVENRLGNPDVTWETSLKQNYGVDMHFLKSRLKLSVNVFREDRKDILIARKTIPGMTSLTKDLLPVVNMGKVKNKGYEIEVNWNDRVDEHFDYYINGNMSYAKNEIIFQDEVEPNEPYLWRTGKQVGAIFGYVADGFYSADDFIDPDKGTLKEGLAKPQAVVHPGDVKYVDLNKDGQINDDDQQNIGYPTRPNYVFGLNMGASYKGFFFSMNWMGAAERSLVLSEEFCKPFNTEGRGLMMYQVDGCWTKETAATAKLPRLSVNSATHNYKQSTMTVKNGNYLKLKNLTFGYNFTGYPALKKLGIQQLGLKFTAYNLLTFDKFDIMDPESNPNQYHDTYPVVKIYNLGVNLTF from the coding sequence ATGAACAAGACTGAAAGGCTAAGCAAGTACAGGTCGAGAAAGACAAGTGTACTGCTATTGATGCTGTTTTCTGCTGTTTTTTCTTATGGGCAGCAGATGTCTGTTACGGGTAAAGTAATGGATTCGACCAACGAGCCGGTCATTGGAGCAACCATTCAAGTGAAGGGTGCTTCAACCGGAACCGTGACGGATGTGGATGGAAACTTTAGAATTACGGTGGCTGACGCCGCTAAGGTTCATTTGGTGGTTTCGTACATCGGATATGAAACCCAGGAGGTGTCTTTGCAAGGCAGGAAGAGTGTTAAGATTGTCTTGAAAGAGACGTTTAACGAGTTGGAAGAAGTGACGGTGGTTGCCTATGGCGTGCAGAAGAAAGAGACGCTGACCGGTGCCATCTCCTCGGTGAAGACAGACGCTTTGTTGCAGTCGCCCAACTCCAGTGTAGCCAACTCGCTGGCCGGTAAGATTACTGGTCTGTCATCAGTGCAGAGCAGTGGACAGCCAGGAGCCGAAGACCCGAAAATCTTTGTGCGCGGTGTGGGTTCGTTGACCGAAGATGGCGGTACTCCGCTAATCTTGGTGGACGGTGTGGAGCGCAGCTTTTTCCAGATGGACCCAAATGAAATTGAAAACATCACTGTGCTGAAGGATGCATCCGCCACTGCCGTGTTCGGTGTGCGCGGTGCCAACGGTGTTGTATTGGTCACCACCCGCCGCGGTGAAGAAGGTAAGACCAAAATCTCCGTAACATCTTCTGTAGGTATCCAGACACCTACCCGCACCTTGGAGACAGCGGACAGCTATACCTACGCCATGATGTTCAACCAACAGGAACGGAACGATGGTCGTCAAGAGGTGTTCGATGAGTATGCGCTTGAACGTTTTCGCTTGGGCGACTCGCCTATCATGTATCCCAATGTGAAATGGCGCGACTATATGACAAACAGAGTGGCGGTGCAGACCCAGCACAACCTGAATATGTCAGGCGGAACCAAGAAGGTACGCTATTTCGTTTCTTTGGGCTATATGTTCCAAGACGGTTTGTTCAAAGACTTCGGGCAAGACAATATGGGCTACAAATACAGCCGTTACAACTATCGTGCCAACTTGGATATGGATATCACCAAGACCACTATCCTGAAAATAGGTATCGGTGGTGTGGTAGGCGACAAGAACGAGCCTTCCAATAGTGAGGTTTGGAAAACAATCAACTGGTCGCAGCCGTTCAGCAGCCCAGGATTTGTGGACGGACATCATGTAATCAGCCAAGGCAATAGATACAGGGATATAAAGATGGGGGAACCATTGAGCAAATATATGGAGGGATATAAAAAAAATGTGAAGAACACGATGAACCTCGACTTGCACCTTGTCCAGAAATTGGATTTCCTGACCAAAGGACTTTCTGCCGAGGTGAAGGCCGCTTACAACACAGACTACTCGTTCATTAAAATCAGAAAGAAAAATCATGAGGTCTACATACCCTATTTCCAGTCGGAATTGGAGAATCCCGGTATGCCGGTCGATGACCCCGATTTTAGCAACAACATTATCTATCTGATAGAAGGTACAAATAGCAAATATAGCTATGAGGAGAAAATAGAGCGTGCACGCGACTGGTATATGGAGGCAAGCTTGCGCTATAACCGCAAGTTCGGCAACCACAATGTGACCGGATTATTACTCTACAACCAAAGCAAGAAATACTATCCCAAGCAATTCGGATTTATCCCTACAGCCTATGTTGGCTTGGTGGGACGCGTCACATATGACTACAAGTCACGCTATATGGCAGAGTTTAACATCGGTTACAACGGTTCCGAAAACTTCTCTCCGGACAAGCGTTTTGGCACCTTCCCGGCGCTGTCGTTGGGTTACATTATCTCGGAAGAGAAATTCATGAAGAACCAGCATGTGTTCGACTTCCTGAAATTGCGTGCCTCCATCGGTTTGGTAGGTAACGATAACATGAACAACAGCCGTTTCCTCTACTTGCCGGACAGCTACAGTGTGGATAAGTTGGGCGATCCGATGAGCGACTGGAAAGGTTACAAATGGGGCTATAGTTTCGGTAAGGATATTTCAATTCCATTGAAGGGTGCCGTAGAGAACCGTTTGGGTAATCCAGATGTGACCTGGGAGACTTCGTTGAAACAGAACTATGGTGTGGATATGCACTTCTTGAAAAGCCGCTTGAAATTGAGCGTCAACGTATTCCGAGAAGACCGTAAGGACATTCTGATTGCACGTAAAACCATTCCGGGAATGACCTCGTTGACCAAGGACTTGCTGCCAGTGGTGAACATGGGTAAAGTGAAAAACAAGGGATATGAAATCGAAGTGAATTGGAACGACCGTGTGGACGAACATTTCGACTATTATATCAATGGAAACATGTCTTACGCCAAGAATGAGATCATCTTTCAGGATGAGGTAGAGCCGAACGAACCTTACCTGTGGCGCACAGGTAAGCAGGTGGGAGCTATATTCGGTTATGTAGCAGACGGTTTCTATTCGGCGGACGACTTTATCGACCCCGACAAAGGTACGTTGAAGGAAGGTCTTGCTAAACCGCAGGCCGTTGTCCATCCGGGTGACGTGAAATATGTGGACTTGAACAAGGATGGACAAATCAATGATGATGACCAGCAGAATATCGGTTACCCCACCCGCCCGAACTATGTATTCGGTCTAAACATGGGCGCCAGCTACAAAGGCTTCTTTTTCTCTATGAACTGGATGGGAGCGGCAGAACGCTCGTTGGTGTTGTCCGAAGAGTTCTGCAAACCGTTCAACACTGAGGGACGTGGATTGATGATGTATCAGGTAGATGGCTGTTGGACCAAAGAGACTGCTGCCACCGCCAAACTTCCGCGTTTGTCTGTGAACAGTGCGACACACAACTATAAACAATCTACTATGACTGTGAAGAATGGTAACTATTTGAAACTGAAGAACCTAACGTTCGGTTATAACTTCACGGGCTATCCCGCATTGAAGAAACTCGGTATCCAGCAGCTTGGCTTGAAGTTTACGGCCTACAACCTGTTGACCTTCGACAAGTTTGACATTATGGACCCTGAATCGAACCCCAACCAGTATCATGACACCTATCCGGTAGTGAAGATTTATAACCTTGGTGTAAACTTAACTTTCTAA
- a CDS encoding SusC/RagA family TonB-linked outer membrane protein, translating to MKKKYISILSIACMFSLSAMGQHTLTGTIKNQQQQPVLGASVSLLGDPSKKTITDDNGVFSIEAQKGDCIEVVYAEGQLRRVWVTGESMTISLGDFDLRSNNQGILRTDVSRTQAISTLSGEMLEKNSTKNISDVLYGLIPGLIVKQNTGWTDTAELMVRGGGSLTSRNPLIVVDGIPRDIKYLNLNDVESVSVLKDGAATALWGTRGANGVIVITTKRGVHEKVDIDINYTHGIGLPINQPDFVDGYTYAMMKNEALYYDGLPLQYDQTALDAFKYGTNRDLFANTDWQKEALRNHSVNNQLNIAFRGGGKRMRYYSSINYKNDYGILDKKLTDYSERYNSQMKKYDLNARINLDVDVTPYTKASVSLFGLLREENRPNKSEEDIFSALYHVPSAAFPVRTSTNIWGGDHLFKKNPIAQIADVGYYRTDRRMLQADMRIQQDFSLLTKGLRAEVGVAYDNDAVYRDIGSKNYVYEVKTPLYLPAMGEYETQGAKFGDDSALSIDNGWLNSQFIRAVVDARVGYDRTFGLHAVNGTLQYSQESYTPMGRNNTRKRQSFIFTGGYNYNDRYMVDVVVNHSGTSVLSDGDKFRTYPAVSAAWVLSNEKFMKSTTFVDFLKLRVSWGRSGNDNIDYDLDERYWENCGGFQVKNPPVNPGNGGGLHPGALPIDNLTIELADKYNIGLDAQFFNQRLALTFDGFYDKRKDILTISDNLFSAVIGTGIPQQNIGRMNSKGFDMSAMWKDKAGKDFNYYAGGTFSFLKTEIEENGEGYQPYEYLYKKGDAYYQCYGLEAIGYFRDERDIKNSPKQMFSEVRPGDIKYKDQNGDGRIDDYDVVKIGYSSVLPRIYYGINFGFEYKGFGIDAFFQGTGKISKMLNVKSVYWPLRNNDSNLSTWYLKDKIRWREGTEDIANVPRLTTLDNANNFRNSTQWLENGSYFKLRNLNVYYNLPKKWVNAMKMDNLQIYARANNLFSLDHISYMNCEDFSINYPDMTSVYFGVNINF from the coding sequence ATGAAAAAGAAATATATTTCGATTTTAAGTATCGCCTGCATGTTCTCCCTCTCGGCTATGGGACAACACACCCTGACAGGTACGATCAAGAATCAGCAACAGCAGCCAGTGTTGGGAGCATCGGTCTCTTTGCTGGGCGACCCCTCAAAGAAGACGATAACGGACGATAACGGTGTGTTCTCCATTGAAGCCCAAAAAGGAGATTGCATCGAGGTGGTATACGCCGAAGGACAGTTACGCAGAGTGTGGGTGACCGGAGAATCCATGACGATTTCGTTGGGCGATTTTGACTTGCGGAGTAACAACCAAGGCATCCTGCGGACAGATGTGAGTCGTACGCAAGCTATCTCTACCCTCTCGGGAGAGATGCTTGAAAAGAACTCGACAAAGAACATCAGCGATGTGCTCTACGGACTGATTCCGGGACTCATTGTGAAACAGAACACCGGATGGACCGATACAGCCGAACTGATGGTGCGCGGCGGAGGTTCGCTTACCAGTCGCAACCCGCTGATTGTGGTAGACGGCATTCCCCGCGACATCAAATACCTGAACTTGAATGATGTGGAGAGCGTATCAGTGCTGAAAGACGGTGCTGCCACGGCCTTGTGGGGCACACGCGGCGCCAACGGTGTGATTGTCATCACCACCAAGCGCGGTGTACATGAGAAAGTGGACATCGACATCAATTATACCCACGGTATCGGGCTTCCTATCAACCAGCCGGATTTCGTAGATGGTTACACCTACGCCATGATGAAGAACGAGGCACTCTATTATGACGGACTGCCATTGCAGTATGACCAGACGGCGTTGGACGCTTTCAAATATGGCACTAATCGCGATCTTTTTGCCAACACCGACTGGCAGAAAGAGGCGCTACGCAACCACAGCGTCAACAACCAGTTGAACATCGCCTTCAGAGGGGGTGGCAAACGGATGCGCTACTACAGTTCCATCAACTATAAGAACGATTATGGTATCTTAGACAAAAAACTGACCGACTATTCGGAGCGCTATAACTCGCAGATGAAGAAGTATGACCTCAATGCCCGTATCAACCTGGATGTGGACGTTACTCCTTACACCAAGGCTTCTGTATCGCTTTTCGGTTTGCTGCGTGAAGAGAATCGCCCGAACAAGTCGGAAGAGGATATCTTCTCTGCGCTTTATCATGTGCCATCGGCTGCATTCCCCGTACGCACCAGCACCAACATATGGGGAGGTGACCATCTGTTCAAGAAGAACCCCATAGCCCAGATTGCTGACGTGGGTTATTACAGAACTGACCGTCGTATGCTTCAGGCAGACATGCGGATCCAACAAGACTTCTCGTTGCTGACAAAGGGACTACGTGCCGAAGTAGGCGTGGCGTATGACAACGATGCGGTGTACAGAGATATAGGTAGCAAGAACTATGTATATGAGGTAAAGACCCCGCTCTATCTGCCGGCCATGGGCGAATATGAGACACAAGGTGCCAAGTTTGGCGACGACAGCGCCCTCTCTATCGACAATGGTTGGCTCAACAGTCAGTTTATCCGCGCTGTGGTGGATGCCAGGGTGGGCTATGACCGCACATTCGGTCTCCATGCTGTGAACGGCACGTTGCAGTACAGCCAAGAGTCGTATACCCCGATGGGACGCAACAATACCCGCAAGCGTCAGTCGTTCATCTTCACCGGTGGTTACAACTACAACGACCGCTATATGGTGGACGTGGTGGTGAACCACAGTGGTACCAGCGTGCTGAGCGATGGCGACAAGTTCCGTACCTACCCTGCGGTTTCGGCAGCCTGGGTATTGTCCAATGAGAAATTCATGAAAAGCACCACGTTTGTCGACTTTCTGAAGCTGCGTGTCTCTTGGGGACGTTCGGGCAATGACAACATCGACTACGACTTAGACGAGCGGTATTGGGAAAATTGTGGTGGATTCCAGGTGAAGAACCCGCCGGTGAATCCCGGTAATGGAGGCGGATTACATCCCGGTGCGCTGCCCATCGACAATCTGACTATCGAGTTGGCAGACAAATACAACATTGGATTGGACGCCCAATTCTTCAACCAACGCTTAGCGTTGACATTCGACGGCTTCTACGACAAGCGCAAGGACATACTGACCATCAGCGACAACCTGTTCTCGGCAGTCATCGGAACCGGCATTCCGCAGCAGAACATCGGCCGCATGAACTCCAAAGGTTTCGACATGTCGGCTATGTGGAAAGACAAGGCAGGGAAAGATTTTAACTACTACGCAGGAGGCACCTTCTCGTTCCTAAAAACAGAAATTGAGGAGAACGGTGAGGGCTATCAGCCATATGAGTATCTGTATAAAAAGGGGGATGCCTATTATCAGTGCTACGGATTGGAAGCCATCGGTTATTTTCGCGATGAGAGAGACATCAAGAACAGTCCGAAACAGATGTTCTCCGAGGTTCGCCCGGGTGACATCAAATATAAAGACCAGAACGGCGACGGACGTATCGACGACTATGACGTGGTGAAAATCGGTTATTCAAGCGTGTTACCCCGTATCTACTACGGCATCAACTTTGGATTCGAGTACAAGGGATTCGGCATCGACGCCTTCTTCCAAGGAACGGGCAAAATCAGCAAGATGCTGAATGTGAAGAGCGTCTATTGGCCGTTGCGCAACAACGACAGCAACCTCTCCACTTGGTACCTGAAAGACAAGATTCGCTGGAGAGAGGGAACGGAAGACATTGCCAATGTACCTCGCCTGACTACGCTTGACAATGCCAACAACTTCCGCAACAGTACACAGTGGTTGGAAAATGGATCCTACTTCAAGCTACGCAACTTGAACGTGTACTACAACCTGCCGAAGAAATGGGTGAACGCCATGAAGATGGACAACCTCCAGATCTATGCACGTGCCAACAATCTGTTCTCTTTGGATCACATCAGTTACATGAACTGTGAGGATTTCTCTATCAACTATCCGGACATGACTTCGGTCTATTTCGGAGTAAATATTAATTTCTAA
- a CDS encoding RagB/SusD family nutrient uptake outer membrane protein encodes MYKQFKTIVILSLLLVGCDDLKFGNDFLEKPLSNEMNIDSVYAKKVYAEQALNQVYHSLPDYQPHNNRLGWCALESITDLADAIKSGGNGYHQGNITASGSERSAYSLSYNEEHGEFSATYGIRQAYIFLENVDRVPDMTQKEKNVRKGEAMMIIAYHYMNMLRNLGGMPWIDHAYKPDDDMHMTRMTVEESVQKICKLIDDAATLLTWEVSSADDGRMHKAGAYALKSRLLTFVASPLFNSDKPYKEGEAADKHYVWYGNYDQSRWQDALDAGLAFIRENNNRYKLVNTGNPRQDFCSGYFDRYNGEVLISSHRWIKWDHNSKAISQIRFGVCNPLLNYADMFQMKDGGEFSWDNPVHREHPFFDAKGNEVRDPRLYETLIVTGDKFRGRKAEIYEGGREVAQDMGGTGPDGWGNLGYFGVAQRKFIQDIRNELSGKFYQCPLMRLPEIYLNIAEAMNELGKAKEKDEFGNNAYDYINMVRERVDMWELTPEAVAPGEPLREAILKERALEFGYEEVRHYDIARWKHNDYLTNLKRRRLKSWLKDGEKKEDVKDPKTHVFRYEIKEEAVNQRVWTAQWDNRYYLCPINLNEINKKYGLIQNPGWE; translated from the coding sequence ATGTATAAACAGTTCAAAACTATAGTAATCTTATCATTACTCTTGGTAGGGTGTGATGATTTGAAATTTGGCAATGACTTTTTGGAGAAGCCTTTGAGCAATGAAATGAACATCGACAGCGTGTATGCCAAAAAGGTGTATGCCGAACAGGCGCTGAACCAGGTGTACCACTCGCTGCCTGACTACCAGCCACACAACAACCGTTTGGGTTGGTGTGCTTTAGAGTCAATTACGGACTTGGCAGATGCAATTAAATCGGGCGGAAACGGATACCATCAAGGGAATATAACGGCAAGTGGATCGGAAAGGTCGGCTTATAGCTTGTCCTACAACGAAGAGCATGGCGAATTTTCTGCCACCTACGGCATCCGCCAAGCATATATCTTTTTGGAAAATGTAGACCGTGTGCCTGACATGACGCAGAAGGAGAAAAACGTGCGCAAAGGCGAGGCGATGATGATTATTGCCTATCATTATATGAATATGTTGCGCAATTTGGGCGGAATGCCTTGGATAGACCATGCCTATAAGCCCGACGATGATATGCATATGACCCGCATGACCGTAGAGGAGAGCGTGCAGAAGATATGCAAACTGATTGACGATGCCGCAACCCTGTTGACATGGGAAGTCTCTTCGGCTGATGACGGGCGTATGCACAAGGCGGGAGCCTACGCATTGAAATCGCGCTTGCTGACTTTCGTGGCAAGTCCGTTGTTCAACAGTGACAAACCTTACAAAGAGGGTGAAGCTGCCGACAAACACTATGTGTGGTATGGCAATTACGATCAGTCGCGTTGGCAGGATGCCTTGGATGCAGGCCTAGCGTTTATCCGCGAGAACAACAACCGCTATAAATTGGTGAATACCGGCAATCCGCGTCAAGACTTCTGTTCCGGGTATTTCGACCGCTACAATGGTGAAGTGCTGATCTCCAGCCACCGCTGGATTAAATGGGATCACAATTCAAAGGCAATTTCACAAATCCGTTTTGGAGTATGTAATCCGCTGTTGAACTATGCGGATATGTTCCAGATGAAAGACGGAGGCGAATTCAGCTGGGACAATCCCGTACACCGCGAACATCCTTTCTTTGATGCCAAAGGCAATGAGGTACGCGACCCCCGTCTTTATGAGACATTGATTGTGACCGGGGACAAGTTCAGAGGACGTAAGGCTGAGATTTATGAAGGCGGACGCGAAGTGGCGCAAGATATGGGGGGGACCGGACCGGATGGCTGGGGTAACTTAGGATATTTCGGTGTGGCACAGCGCAAGTTTATTCAAGACATCAGAAACGAATTGAGCGGCAAATTCTATCAATGTCCGTTGATGCGTCTGCCGGAAATCTATCTGAACATTGCCGAGGCGATGAACGAATTGGGCAAAGCAAAAGAGAAAGATGAATTTGGCAACAACGCTTACGACTATATCAACATGGTGCGCGAACGTGTGGACATGTGGGAACTGACTCCCGAAGCTGTTGCTCCCGGCGAGCCACTGCGCGAAGCTATCTTGAAAGAACGTGCCTTAGAGTTTGGCTACGAAGAGGTACGCCACTACGACATTGCCCGTTGGAAACACAACGACTACCTTACCAACCTGAAGCGCAGAAGATTGAAATCATGGCTGAAAGATGGCGAGAAAAAGGAGGATGTGAAAGATCCGAAAACGCATGTGTTCCGCTATGAAATCAAGGAAGAGGCCGTCAACCAACGTGTGTGGACAGCCCAATGGGACAATCGTTATTATCTTTGCCCCATAAACTTGAATGAGATTAATAAAAAATACGGTTTGATTCAGAATCCGGGTTGGGAATAA